A window of Metabacillus sp. B2-18 contains these coding sequences:
- a CDS encoding DinB family protein, with the protein MIIQLENIRQEILHTVDDIPEHLFNDRENEQTWSVGQVLEHLHKTEVEITKAIKYMLTLPEQEPLPDQPLKLTLDRSTKRMAPAAITPAIVVNKNDILQALSQSRNQLLQLIDSIPPEQDLTTRGFKHPVFPILSIKQWIEFVGYHEQRHLAQIFEIKQFITNESV; encoded by the coding sequence ATGATCATTCAACTTGAAAATATACGTCAAGAAATTCTACATACTGTTGATGACATTCCAGAACATTTATTTAATGATAGAGAAAACGAACAAACATGGAGTGTTGGACAAGTTCTTGAACACCTACATAAAACTGAGGTGGAGATTACGAAAGCTATAAAGTACATGTTAACCTTACCAGAGCAAGAACCTCTTCCAGATCAACCACTTAAGCTAACATTAGATCGTTCCACAAAAAGAATGGCACCAGCAGCGATTACTCCAGCAATTGTAGTAAATAAAAACGACATTTTACAAGCTCTGTCTCAATCTCGAAATCAACTCCTACAACTTATTGATTCTATACCTCCAGAGCAGGACCTTACAACACGAGGATTTAAACACCCTGTTTTCCCAATTTTATCGATTAAACAATGGATTGAATTTGTTGGTTATCATGAACAAAGACATCTAGCACAAATTTTCGAAATAAAACAGTTTATCACAAATGAAAGCGTTTAA
- a CDS encoding peptidase MA family metallohydrolase — protein MIITTFTFFFSIYFFSINLMISSELGGNLTLEEKYQLYLIPFQSNKVTIADYQAMKKDKMVSSYKNVMIYYETHEKELIPIIEDVLNRADELTTNLLGDVHDNEIDLILHSSIEDLYEKTSLVQTMGYFDDPNDIVGIAITDLSDIVSNQMPQSFYFQSTILHEYTHYRLQAYIKEQELYVYRIPLWFHEGVAEYVGMYNVAHRYYPFQETSFSHLVTHKDWEKYRLEDYDVYLQSYYAIKYLVDQFGESILKSIIIETAKTNDFNEGFTKATGITIEDLQSQYIKEENQSLQTKNESLQH, from the coding sequence TCAATCTTATGATATCTAGTGAGTTGGGAGGAAATTTAACACTTGAGGAGAAGTACCAGCTTTATTTAATACCTTTTCAATCAAATAAAGTAACCATTGCAGATTATCAAGCGATGAAGAAGGATAAAATGGTGAGCTCATACAAAAATGTAATGATTTATTATGAAACACATGAGAAAGAGCTAATCCCAATTATAGAGGATGTTCTAAATCGTGCTGATGAACTTACAACAAATCTTTTGGGTGATGTCCACGATAACGAGATTGATCTTATTCTTCATTCTTCTATAGAAGATCTTTATGAAAAAACCTCCTTAGTTCAGACTATGGGCTACTTTGACGATCCGAATGATATTGTCGGGATTGCCATAACGGACTTATCAGATATCGTCTCAAATCAAATGCCACAATCATTTTATTTCCAAAGCACCATTTTACACGAATATACTCACTATCGATTACAAGCTTATATTAAAGAGCAAGAACTTTACGTCTATAGAATTCCTCTATGGTTTCATGAGGGAGTTGCAGAGTATGTTGGTATGTATAACGTTGCACATCGCTATTATCCCTTTCAAGAAACCTCATTTTCCCATCTTGTGACACATAAAGACTGGGAAAAATATCGTCTAGAAGATTATGATGTTTATTTGCAAAGTTATTATGCAATTAAGTATCTCGTTGATCAATTCGGAGAATCAATTCTTAAATCAATCATTATAGAAACGGCAAAAACTAATGATTTTAATGAGGGATTTACTAAAGCAACTGGTATTACCATAGAAGATTTACAATCACAGTATATTAAAGAAGAGAATCAATCACTCCAAACAAAAAATGAAAGCCTCCAGCATTAG
- a CDS encoding DMT family transporter, whose translation MNSPRFFPYAALVVGVLSVSTSAIFVKITSAPAPVIAFYRLFFATILILPIFLIKHRSELKVLSKVDWLYSTIAGVFLAFHFILWFESLNYTSVASSVVLVTLQPLFAFVGTYLFFKEKVSKMALCSGILAITGSMIISWGDFKISGLALFGDILSLVACAMITAYLLFGQGIRKRHSLTLYTFIVYGISSLTLLLYCLILQYPLGPYPTSDWYNFILLAIIPTLLGHSLFNWSLKWVSTNTISVMILFEPVGSIILAYFFLGEKMIPSQVVGGSIIMVGIMLFVLEKQIKKYMRKELKPAS comes from the coding sequence TTGAACTCTCCGCGCTTTTTTCCTTATGCAGCTCTGGTTGTTGGTGTACTTTCTGTTTCAACTTCAGCTATTTTTGTAAAGATAACATCAGCTCCTGCTCCGGTTATTGCTTTTTATCGATTGTTTTTTGCGACGATTCTTATTTTGCCAATATTTCTAATCAAACATCGCTCAGAATTGAAGGTCTTATCAAAAGTAGATTGGTTATATTCAACGATAGCCGGTGTATTTTTAGCTTTTCATTTCATTCTTTGGTTTGAATCGTTAAACTATACATCAGTCGCTAGTTCTGTAGTTTTAGTAACTCTTCAACCGTTGTTTGCGTTTGTGGGAACATATTTGTTTTTTAAAGAAAAAGTTTCAAAGATGGCTTTGTGTAGTGGAATTCTCGCTATCACTGGGAGTATGATCATTAGTTGGGGCGATTTTAAAATAAGTGGTCTTGCTTTGTTTGGGGATATTCTTTCTTTAGTAGCATGTGCAATGATTACCGCATATTTGCTCTTTGGACAGGGAATTAGAAAAAGACACTCGCTTACTTTATATACATTCATTGTATATGGAATTAGCTCGTTAACTCTATTACTCTATTGTTTAATCTTACAATATCCCTTAGGTCCTTATCCGACATCAGACTGGTATAATTTTATTTTATTAGCCATTATTCCAACATTACTCGGACACTCATTATTCAATTGGTCTTTAAAATGGGTTAGCACAAATACAATATCCGTGATGATTTTGTTCGAGCCAGTTGGTTCAATAATCCTTGCATATTTCTTTTTAGGAGAAAAAATGATTCCATCTCAAGTAGTGGGAGGAAGTATTATTATGGTTGGGATTATGCTTTTTGTATTAGAAAAACAAATAAAAAAATACATGCGCAAAGAACTAAAGCCTGCCAGCTAA